One segment of Pseudoalteromonas rubra DNA contains the following:
- a CDS encoding exonuclease III, producing the protein MFKSLSLVTLISIASFSASAGAQVVSGNASPESKVCAIAAEQGLSAARAYGSKHGVFVSRFSKTLECNGEDIRSFAKQVKAESANEQAKVKLVAKNGTVATELCLKAAKEGLSSLDKYRHQARNLKCNDVPVKQFIKNINNTAI; encoded by the coding sequence ATGTTTAAGTCTCTCTCTCTTGTTACACTGATCTCGATTGCATCTTTTTCTGCTTCTGCTGGCGCACAGGTTGTGAGCGGCAATGCATCACCAGAATCTAAAGTATGCGCTATCGCGGCAGAGCAAGGCCTGAGTGCTGCACGTGCGTACGGTTCCAAGCACGGTGTATTCGTATCACGTTTTTCCAAAACACTTGAGTGTAACGGCGAAGACATTCGTTCATTTGCCAAGCAAGTTAAAGCTGAGTCGGCGAATGAGCAAGCAAAAGTAAAGCTTGTGGCCAAAAATGGAACGGTTGCAACTGAATTATGTCTTAAGGCGGCTAAAGAGGGGCTATCTAGCCTGGATAAATACCGTCATCAGGCTCGTAACCTGAAGTGTAACGATGTACCTGTTAAGCAGTTTATTAAAAATATCAATAATACTGCTATCTAA
- a CDS encoding TonB-dependent receptor plug domain-containing protein has protein sequence MKKGITLTALAVSTVLAGSLQAAKAEEGEVERIEVTGSHIKRSDMEGPSPVQSISAADLAATGSTDLIGALQKLPVAGTGTFSTQGNSSDDTANGGSSVALRGLGASSTLVLINGRRVAVSPFAKDIETSFVDLNTIPVSAVKRVDVLKDGASATYGSDAVAGVINIILRNDIDGFEVAAKISDTSDGGGEEQNFTLLWGNSTSKGHHNFTLDYFKRGDIFYSDRDYTATADQTFRGGNNSLSSSGFPGSIEVVRSMLTDEQWERLPVVRTEDDGTQVRQTLFADEWGNDVCPADMIINEVCRYDYAPHMSLVPSTERVTFNYNGVQEIMDGVEGFAEFSAQHASTFIQGAGSPSFTELNMAGDNSNHPLADQPGHYLHGVDISMRRRTVDIGNRKKDVDSEYYRAVMGMRGQWQDWEWEFAYSAIRSSAVEKGFDGFPNKLRAQQAIDTGLWNPFEPSTNTQAGLDFFETTTTRYGSSTMQSLDGTISGELFEFGDGYVSAAFGFEHRYEKIEDNPDSQYIRGEIFGTEATQANGDRDNTAIFAEFSAPLLENLELQLALRHEDYSDFGNTTDPKVAFRWTPIDSVVVRGSWGTAFRAPSLVQLHLGRTDESPSVIDKERCKQTGDDADCSPTEYTAIVAGNKQLQPEESENFNLGVIWQATDTFSIGVDYWNYDQEDLIKKIGAQKLVDCCGTDPNLVVRAPNQGSTLGQILTINDTFVNIGGRETDGLDLDIEYLLNTSDMGEFRFNYNLTYTLNFEEQSLESDDAGNTSTVVEDLNGEYQHPKYRWTAGVDWSMDDFVANLSFNYVDKNLDLADSNGNKYEIDSWTTVDTSVSYVGYDKLTVTLGASNLLNEEAPLAPSESMGIDNKTHSALGRQAYLKFGYKF, from the coding sequence ATGAAAAAGGGGATTACACTCACTGCACTGGCAGTCTCAACAGTACTTGCAGGTAGCCTACAAGCAGCGAAGGCTGAAGAGGGTGAAGTAGAACGCATAGAAGTTACAGGTTCGCATATCAAGCGCTCTGATATGGAAGGACCTTCGCCAGTACAAAGCATCTCTGCGGCTGATCTGGCCGCAACAGGTTCAACCGACCTGATAGGTGCGTTACAAAAGTTGCCAGTCGCAGGTACTGGTACTTTTAGTACACAAGGAAACTCGAGTGATGATACAGCAAACGGCGGCTCCAGCGTTGCGCTTCGTGGGCTTGGGGCATCATCTACTTTGGTATTGATTAATGGGCGACGGGTTGCGGTCAGTCCGTTTGCAAAAGACATTGAAACGTCATTTGTTGATTTAAACACTATACCGGTTTCAGCAGTAAAGCGTGTTGACGTGTTAAAAGACGGGGCATCGGCAACCTATGGTTCAGACGCGGTTGCGGGGGTGATTAACATTATCCTGCGCAATGACATCGATGGTTTTGAGGTGGCGGCTAAAATTTCTGATACCTCAGACGGTGGCGGAGAAGAGCAAAATTTCACTTTATTATGGGGTAACTCAACCAGTAAAGGTCATCACAACTTTACGCTTGACTATTTTAAGCGCGGCGATATTTTTTATTCAGACAGAGATTATACGGCAACGGCTGATCAGACTTTCCGGGGCGGTAATAACTCACTGAGCTCGTCTGGCTTCCCTGGCAGCATTGAAGTAGTACGCAGTATGTTGACAGATGAGCAGTGGGAACGGCTGCCAGTAGTGCGTACCGAGGATGATGGTACTCAGGTTCGTCAAACTTTGTTCGCTGACGAGTGGGGAAATGATGTTTGCCCGGCTGATATGATCATAAACGAAGTTTGTCGTTATGATTACGCACCACATATGAGTTTAGTGCCTTCAACTGAGCGAGTTACTTTTAACTATAATGGTGTACAGGAGATCATGGACGGTGTTGAAGGTTTTGCGGAATTTTCAGCGCAACATGCCTCAACCTTTATCCAGGGGGCCGGTAGCCCGAGCTTTACGGAGCTGAATATGGCAGGTGATAACTCTAATCACCCCTTAGCTGATCAGCCCGGTCATTACCTGCATGGTGTGGATATCTCAATGCGCCGTCGTACCGTAGACATTGGTAACCGAAAGAAAGACGTCGACTCAGAATACTATCGCGCTGTGATGGGTATGCGAGGTCAGTGGCAGGACTGGGAGTGGGAGTTTGCATATTCCGCGATTCGTTCCAGTGCTGTTGAAAAAGGCTTCGATGGTTTCCCGAACAAATTGCGTGCCCAGCAAGCAATTGATACAGGGCTTTGGAACCCGTTTGAACCCAGCACGAATACACAGGCAGGGTTGGATTTCTTTGAGACCACTACAACGCGTTACGGCTCATCCACTATGCAGTCATTAGACGGTACTATTTCTGGTGAATTGTTTGAATTTGGGGATGGTTATGTGTCGGCGGCATTTGGTTTTGAGCACCGCTATGAAAAAATTGAAGATAACCCGGATAGTCAGTATATCCGAGGAGAGATCTTTGGTACAGAAGCCACTCAGGCGAATGGTGACCGCGATAATACCGCAATATTCGCGGAATTCAGTGCCCCGTTACTGGAGAACTTAGAGCTTCAACTTGCACTACGTCATGAAGACTATAGCGATTTCGGTAATACGACCGATCCTAAGGTGGCATTTCGCTGGACGCCCATCGATTCTGTGGTAGTTCGCGGCTCCTGGGGAACAGCATTCCGTGCACCTTCGCTTGTTCAGTTACATCTGGGTCGCACTGATGAATCACCAAGCGTGATTGATAAAGAGCGTTGTAAACAAACAGGTGATGATGCCGATTGTTCACCGACTGAATATACAGCAATCGTCGCAGGTAATAAGCAATTGCAGCCAGAAGAGTCGGAAAACTTCAATCTGGGCGTGATTTGGCAGGCGACGGATACCTTCAGTATTGGCGTGGACTATTGGAACTATGATCAGGAAGATTTGATTAAGAAAATTGGTGCTCAGAAATTGGTTGATTGTTGTGGTACCGATCCGAATCTGGTGGTGCGTGCACCGAATCAGGGAAGTACCTTAGGTCAAATCCTGACAATCAACGATACCTTTGTGAATATTGGTGGCAGAGAAACGGATGGTTTAGATCTGGACATCGAATATTTGCTGAATACGTCTGATATGGGTGAGTTCCGCTTCAATTACAATCTGACTTATACGCTGAATTTTGAAGAGCAGTCATTGGAAAGTGATGACGCCGGTAATACCAGCACCGTCGTAGAAGATCTTAATGGTGAGTATCAGCACCCGAAATACCGCTGGACAGCAGGGGTTGATTGGTCAATGGATGACTTTGTTGCCAACCTGAGTTTCAATTATGTTGATAAGAATTTAGATCTGGCAGACAGCAATGGGAACAAGTATGAAATTGACTCCTGGACGACGGTTGATACCAGTGTCAGTTATGTCGGTTACGACAAACTAACAGTAACCTTAGGTGCGTCAAATTTGTTGAATGAAGAGGCGCCGCTGGCTCCATCTGAGTCGATGGGGATTGATAACAAAACCCACAGTGCTCTGGGTCGTCAGGCCTACCTGAAGTTTGGTTATAAATTCTAA
- the xthA gene encoding exodeoxyribonuclease III, whose product MKVISFNINGLRARLHQLQALIDKHQPDIIGLQEIKVHDEAFPIADVEAMGYHVYFHGQKAHYGVALLSKKPAKQIQKGFSTDTEESQKRMIIGTFESDSGEDVTVMNGYFPQGDNINHETKFPYKRQFYVDLMTHLENTADNSEHLIVMGDINISPVDLDIGIGEPNRKRWLKTGKCSFQPIEREWLQTLLDWGLKDTFRELTPDASEKYSWFDYRSKGFDDNRGLRIDVVLATAPLMAKCVESDIDYELRGIEKPSDHAPVWATFDL is encoded by the coding sequence ATGAAAGTTATCTCATTCAATATAAATGGTCTGCGTGCCCGCCTGCATCAACTCCAGGCTCTGATCGACAAGCATCAACCTGATATCATCGGTTTGCAGGAAATTAAAGTCCATGATGAAGCCTTCCCAATTGCTGACGTTGAAGCGATGGGCTACCACGTCTATTTTCACGGTCAAAAAGCCCACTATGGTGTAGCACTGCTCTCAAAAAAGCCGGCTAAACAGATCCAAAAGGGATTCTCAACAGACACAGAAGAGTCACAAAAGCGCATGATAATCGGCACCTTTGAAAGCGATAGCGGTGAAGATGTTACGGTTATGAATGGTTACTTCCCACAGGGTGACAACATTAACCACGAAACCAAGTTTCCGTATAAACGTCAATTTTATGTGGATTTGATGACCCACCTGGAAAACACTGCCGATAACAGTGAGCATTTAATTGTAATGGGTGACATTAATATTTCTCCTGTCGATCTGGATATTGGCATCGGTGAACCTAATCGTAAGCGCTGGCTAAAAACGGGTAAGTGTTCATTCCAGCCCATAGAACGTGAATGGCTGCAAACCTTACTCGACTGGGGCCTGAAAGATACTTTCCGTGAGCTAACACCGGATGCAAGCGAAAAGTACTCGTGGTTTGACTATCGTTCTAAAGGGTTTGACGACAACCGCGGCCTGCGCATCGACGTTGTCCTTGCCACTGCGCCATTGATGGCCAAATGTGTTGAAAGTGACATCGACTATGAGCTGCGCGGTATCGAAAAACCATCAGATCATGCGCCAGTCTGGGCGACTTTTGACCTGTAA
- a CDS encoding DUF4136 domain-containing protein encodes MLNQFKKYLVSTRTYAVVASLLMLSACGTTPDWDYDKSVEFTNYETYAWSAEASLQARPQNYQINGLMEKRIRNAITEQMANQGFKLVDATVADILINYHVAVDKKLEVDTFKVSYGARWSYWGWGVDHHTTAREYKVGTLVVDIIDRTSNQLVWRGAKESRIRAKQTPKQRTESINKTVTEILANFPPEIQH; translated from the coding sequence ATGCTGAACCAATTTAAAAAATACCTTGTCAGCACCAGGACCTATGCCGTCGTGGCAAGTTTACTGATGCTCAGTGCCTGTGGCACCACCCCGGACTGGGACTACGACAAGTCTGTTGAATTTACAAACTACGAAACCTATGCCTGGTCAGCAGAAGCCAGCTTACAAGCACGCCCGCAAAATTATCAGATCAACGGGTTAATGGAAAAACGCATTCGTAATGCCATTACTGAACAAATGGCAAATCAGGGATTCAAGCTGGTTGATGCCACAGTGGCTGATATACTGATCAACTATCATGTCGCAGTTGATAAAAAACTGGAAGTGGATACTTTTAAAGTCAGCTATGGTGCGCGTTGGAGCTACTGGGGTTGGGGCGTAGACCACCATACGACAGCAAGAGAGTACAAGGTAGGCACACTTGTGGTAGACATTATTGACCGCACTTCTAATCAGCTGGTCTGGCGCGGTGCCAAAGAAAGCAGAATACGTGCTAAACAAACGCCGAAGCAACGTACCGAGTCTATTAACAAAACCGTTACTGAAATCCTGGCTAACTTCCCACCTGAAATCCAGCACTAA